The Mixophyes fleayi isolate aMixFle1 chromosome 1, aMixFle1.hap1, whole genome shotgun sequence genome includes a region encoding these proteins:
- the FDX2 gene encoding ferredoxin-2, mitochondrial isoform X1: MAVSLIRRGMRAGGFGSWCFRKNVFSRISQVSANLRQHSPGKLQTKSEEDGSRTFCTTAAPQSDEDSATKDLSEDIVDVVFIDRAGKRIPVQGKVGESVLYLAHRYDIELEGACESSLACSTCHVFVSTEYFDKLPEPDEREDDMLDMAPMLQENSRLGCQIILTKDLNGAEFTLPKITRNFYVDGHVPKPH; the protein is encoded by the exons ATGGCCGTCTCTCTGATAAGAAGAGGGATGAGGGCTGGAGGGTTTGGCTCTTGGTGTTTCAGGAAGAATGTCTTCTCCAGGATATCACAGGTTTCCGCAAACCTCAGACAACACAGTCCGGGAAAGCTGCAGACGAAGAGTGAGGAGGATGGGAGCCGGACCTTCTGCACTACAG CCGCCCCCCAGTCTGACGAGGACAGTGCTACAAAGGACCTGAGCGAGGACAT AGTGGATGTTGTGTTTATAGACCGGGCCGGCAAGCGGATTCCTGTGCAGGGGAAGGTCGGGGAAAGCGTATTATACCTAGCCCATAGATATGACATTGAGCTGGAAG GAGCCTGTGAATCGTCTCTCGCCTGTTCCACGTGCCACGTGTTTGTGAGCACGGAGTATTTCGATAAACTTCCTGAGCCGGATGAAAG GGAAGACGACATGCTGGATATGGCTCCAATGCTCCAGGAAAACTCAAGACTCGGATGCCAGATCATCCTCACCAAAGACCTGAACGGAGCCGAGTTCACGCTGCCCAAAATAACGAGAAACTTTTACGTGGACGGCCACGTGCCGAAGCCCCATTGA
- the FDX2 gene encoding ferredoxin-2, mitochondrial isoform X2, giving the protein MAVSLIRRGMRAGGFGSWCFRKNVFSRISQVSANLRQHSPGKLQTKSEEDGSRTFCTTAAPQSDEDSATKDLSEDIVDVVFIDRAGKRIPVQGKVGESVLYLAHRYDIELEGACESSLACSTCHVFVSTEYFDKLPEPDERLLDTMFSDVKVKMFHVQLYDK; this is encoded by the exons ATGGCCGTCTCTCTGATAAGAAGAGGGATGAGGGCTGGAGGGTTTGGCTCTTGGTGTTTCAGGAAGAATGTCTTCTCCAGGATATCACAGGTTTCCGCAAACCTCAGACAACACAGTCCGGGAAAGCTGCAGACGAAGAGTGAGGAGGATGGGAGCCGGACCTTCTGCACTACAG CCGCCCCCCAGTCTGACGAGGACAGTGCTACAAAGGACCTGAGCGAGGACAT AGTGGATGTTGTGTTTATAGACCGGGCCGGCAAGCGGATTCCTGTGCAGGGGAAGGTCGGGGAAAGCGTATTATACCTAGCCCATAGATATGACATTGAGCTGGAAG GAGCCTGTGAATCGTCTCTCGCCTGTTCCACGTGCCACGTGTTTGTGAGCACGGAGTATTTCGATAAACTTCCTGAGCCGGATGAAAG GCTGCTAGACACAATGTTTTCAGATGTAAAGGTCAAGATGTTCCATGTACAACTATATGACAAATAA